A genomic window from Silene latifolia isolate original U9 population chromosome 11, ASM4854445v1, whole genome shotgun sequence includes:
- the LOC141610997 gene encoding putative disease resistance protein RGA1 → MDLSTSLSVVQTILAAIQTLGQLQSVCSVSNCKAELDDLQNTVETVRAVLEDADAKQESLNSQEKNYIQELKDAVYDADDVLDEFLTLAKQKQLKSNKVTSFFSRFKLLTHKLSTKVKTVNDKLNTISTKSNMFSFKLDYKPMKFTKEETSSFMCDKIIGREEDVEKIIGVLSSVNVDHPNVSFLAIMGMGGLGKTALAQLVYNDPKISETFELKKWTCIADQDQQQWSLKGFLGKVVKGSSIDDKMSLEEIHKEIKEQLGEKKYLLVLDDVWTESYDIWQQFEGFLKVGGRGSWIIVTTRSKTTAKMIAGDQVHMLQGLSEPESWHLFERMAFQAEERDNKLVQLGKKIVKKCTNVPLAIRVVGSLLRGQSMSKWLSFQDKGLDCLSENSDTVTCILKLSYDQLSPSLKACFAYCAIFPKDWQINKQLLIWLWMAQGYINSKNLGEEYFLILLQRCFFQDIIEDKCEEIVSFKIHDLLHDIAEKVAGGEICRFSSETSNVGKRVRHLSFVCNPRANHIFNNNHIRTCLQIEGAIEQLLASKSILKWTCLRSLDLSSLQATSLPESIGQLLHLRCLDLSSNSGLKVLPKSITKLVNLQTLLLHSCAKLTQLPDDVRKLVDLSTLDIAECDALSFMPGGIGMLSCLETLCQFVVGVRASLSSKQCFNGLKDLQHLNKLKGSLSIQIAVLKNAKFVKEEHGGGAYLRSKEHLDTIVIEFKRGEEYGSKESEQALLEEMQPHHDVKTLKLKGYHGETLPIWSGRGHNSAFFGLPNLVTLEVQDCSELLYLPWQIGKLPHLKTLSISKLLNVEYVADADSETLLSGERSSFFPSIVNLKIRYLPKLKGWWWSSESGSLMINPNDGGSSGEAHLEWVSSPCFPLLKNLSIDYCEKMMFVPLCPQLEHLSIYDSRRKLLWTDRCCVPDPRPLTSPSYPKSMMLGINNLEQLKSMPIMYSQFLGELIIQREERMESLGELELPSCLSSSLVVLSIERCPKLMSMGGWLEQLSALKYFRIYNCPNMVWGGMSWHKLAGTLQDLVLFDFEEMEELPEGIQYCTSLQSLSAEYCPKLKSVPKWMPKLTSLQELCLRQCSESLKERCQQPNGEDWPLIRHISTLVVE, encoded by the coding sequence ATGGACCTGTCAACATCTTTGTCCGTAGTTCAAACTATCCTTGCTGCTATCCAAACTCTGGGTCAGTTGCAGTCAGTTTGTTCCGTTTCTAATTGCAAAGCCGAGCTTGATGATCTGCAAAACACCGTCGAAACCGTCAGAGCTGTTCTTGAGGATGCTGATGCCAAGCAGGAGTCTCTCAATAGCCAGGAGAAGAATTACATTCAAGAGCTCAAAGATGCTGTTTATGATGCCGACGATGTGTTAGATGAGTTCCTCACACTTGCCAAGCAGAAGCAACTCAAAAGCAACAAGGTGACATCCTTTTTCTCTCGGTTTAAGCTTCTTACTCACAAACTCTCTACTAAAGTCAAAACGGTTAACGACAAGTTGAACACCATTTCCACTAAGAGTAACATGTTTAGTTTTAAGCTTGACTATAAGCCTATGAAATTTACAAAGGAGGAGACTTCTTCTTTTATGTGTGATAAAATCATTGGGAGGGAGGAAGATGTGGAGAAGATCATAGGTGTGTTGTCTTCTGTTAATGTAGATCACCCAAATGTTTCTTTCCTTGCTATTATGGGGATGGGAGGTTTAGGGAAAACCGCTCTTGCCCAACTTGTGTATAATGATCCTAAGATCAGTGAGACATTCGAACTCAAGAAGTGGACTTGCATTGCTGATCAGGATCAACAACAATGGAGCTTGAAGGGGTTTTTAGGGAAGGTGGTGAAAGGATCATCCATTGATGATAAAATGTCTCTGGAAGAGATACATAAGGAAATTAAGGAGCAACTGGGAGAGAAAAAATATTTGCTGGTGTTAGACGATGTGTGGACCGAAAGTTATGATATATGGCAGCAGTTCGAAGGGTTTTTGAAAGTAGGGGGAAGGGGGAGTTGGATAATTGTCACTACACGCTCAAAAACAACTGCTAAAATGATTGCAGGTGATCAAGTGCATATGTTGCAAGGTTTGTCAGAACCGGAATCATGGCATTTGTTTGAAAGGATGGCATTTCAAGCGGAAGAAAGAGATAATAAATTAGTTCAACTTGGCAAAAAGATTGTTAAAAAGTGCACCAATGTCCCGCTTGCTATTAGAGTAGTAGGAAGTCTTCTGCGTGGTCAATCCATGTCCAAGTGGCTATCATTTCAGGACAAAGGGTTAGACTGTCTTAGTGAAAATAGTGATACCGTAACCTGCATATTGAAGTTAAGTTACGATCAACTTAGCCCTTCTTTGAAGGCTTGTTTTGCTTACTGTGCTATCTTTCCCAAAGATTGGCAGATTAATAAGCAACTGTTGATTTGGCTTTGGATGGCACAAGGTTACATTAACTCAAAGAATTTGGGCGAGGAATATTTTCTTATATTGCTTCAAAGGTGTTTTTTCCAAGATATAATCGAGGATAAATGCGAGGAGATAGTGTCGTTTAAGATACATGATCTCTTGCATGATATTGCTGAAAAAGTAGCAGGCGGAGAGATTTGTAGGTTCAGTTCTGAAACCTCTAATGTGGGTAAAAGAGTCCGCCATCTTTCTTTTGTTTGTAACCCTCGTGCAAATCATATCTTCAATAATAATCATATTCGCACGTGCCTTCAAATTGAGGGTGCAATTGAGCAATTACTTGCAAGTAAATCAATACTGAAATGGACTTGCTTaaggtcacttgatttgagttctTTACAGGCCACAAGTCTACCAGAATCAATTGGTCAACTGTTGCATCTGAGGTGTTTAGACCTCTCATCTAATAGTGGTCTAAAAGTTCTTCCCAAGTCAATAACAAAGCTAGTTAATCTACAGACTTTACTATTACATTCTTGCGCTAAGTTAACACAATTGCCAGATGATGTGAGGAAGCTAGTTGATCTAAGCACCTTAGATATAGCTGAATGTGATGCGCTGAGTTTTATGCCGGGAGGCATAGGTATGTTGAGCTGTCTGGAAACTCTATGCCAATTTGTGGTGGGTGTGCGAGCAAGTTTATCTTCAAAGCAATGTTTTAATGGATTGAAAGACCTACAACACCTGAATAAATTAAAAGGAAGTTTGAGTATTCAAATAGCAGTACTTAAAAATGCAAAATTTGTGAAGGAAGAACATGGCGGGGGAGCCTATTTAAGGAGTAAGGAACACTTAGATACGATTGTTATTGAGTTTAAACGTGGGGAGGAGTATGGAAGCAAGGAGTCTGAGCAAGCATTGCTCGAAGAGATGCAGCCTCATCATGATGTTAAAACATTAAAATTGAAGGGGTATCATGGTGAAACACTACCCATATGGTCAGGAAGGGGACATAACTCGGCATTTTTTGGTCTCCCGAATCTTGTCACTTTAGAGGTCCAAGATTGCAGTGAGCTGCTATATCTGCCTTGGCAAATTGGGAAACTGCCTCACCTTAAAACGTTAAGTATTTCAAAATTGTTGAATGTGGAGTATGTGGCGGATGCGGATTCAGAAACACTTCTCTCGGGTGAAAGATCATCTTTCTTTCCCAGCATCGTTAACCTCAAGATTCGTTATTTGCCTAAGTTAAAAGGGTGGTGGTGGAGTTCAGAATCAGGGTCCCTCATGATCAACCCTAATGACGGTGGGAGCAGCGGAGAAGCACATCTCGAGTGGGTATCATCTCCTTGTTTTCCTTTACTAAAGAATCTCAGTATAGATTATTGTGAAAAGATGATGTTTGTTCCTTTATGTCCGCAACTCGAACATCTCAGTATATATGATTCCCGGAGAAAACTGTTGTGGACAGATAGATGTTGCGTACCTGACCCTCGGCCATTGACGTCGCCATCATATCCCAAATCGATGATGCTGGGAATCAACAATTTGGAGCAGCTCAAGTCAATGCCAATCATGTACTCTCAGTTTCTTGGAGAGCTAATTATACAGCGTGAGGAGAGAATGGAAAGCTTGGGAGAACTGGAGCTTCCGAGTTGTTTATCGTCTTCCCTTGTAGTCCTTAGCATTGAAAGATGCCCCAAACTTATGAGCATGGGAGGATGGTTGGAGCAGCTTTCTGCCTTAAAGTATTTCCGTATATACAACTGTCCTAATATGGTGTGGGGTGGGATGTCATGGCATAAACTTGCTGGTACCCTTCAAGACttggttttgtttgattttgaagaGATGGAGGAATTGCCAGAGGGGATACAGTACTGCACTTCCCTCCAATCTCTTTCTGCTGAATATTGTCCCAAACTGAAATCCGTGCCAAAATGGATGCCCAAACTCACCTCTCTGCAGGAACTCTGCCTTAGGCAGTGTTCCGAGAGTCTCAAAGAAAGATGCCAACAACCGAATGGGGAGGACTGGCCCCTCATCCGGCACATCTCAACACTTGTAGTGGAGTAG
- the LOC141612912 gene encoding putative disease resistance protein RGA1: protein MDLSTTLSLVQTILTAIQTLGLMQSVCSIFNCKSELDDLQNTVETVRAVLEDADAKKDLLSSQEKNYIQELKDAVYDADDVLDEFLTLAKQKQLRSNKVTSFFSRFKLLTHKLSSKVKTVNDKLNKIATKSAMYSFKIDCKPVKFTKEETSSFLYDKIIGREEDVEKIIGVLLGSASVDHSPVSLLAIVGMGGSVRHSKSRGGLALLDRGSRSWSLKGFLGKVVEGSSINDKTSLEGIQHEVKQQLGGKKYLLVLDDVWTESYDDWQKFQGYLNVGGRGSWIIVTTRSKITAQMIGGDQVHVLQGLSEQESWHLFERMAFQAEERDDELVKLGKRIVKKCTNVPLAIRVVGSLLRGQSKSKWLSFHDKGLDWLSESNDTMTRILKLSYDQLNPSLKACFAYCSIFPKDWEISKQMLIKLWMAQGYINSEILGEEYFLILLQRCFFQDLLEDKFGGIKSFKVHDLLHDIAEKVAGEEICRFNSDTSNVGKRVRHLSLLDDSYGQHIFNNTQIRTCLFIKDFYEKCRVDQLLASKSLPKWTCLRSLDLSHSKAESLPKLIGQLLHLRSLDLSSSRNLKVLPKSITKLVNLQTLLLYSCTNLQQLPNDVSKLVDLSTLNVAECDALSRMPAGISMLTSLHTLCQFVVGVRPTSTTEQCFYGLEDLKHLNKLKGDLKIEIAVLTNAKFVKEEHGGGGYLKSKEHLEKIVISFRRGEEYGSKESEQALLEEMQPHRDVKALELNGYHGETLPRWPGRVGNSALFDLPNLVNLEIRNCSELLYLPWQIGKLPHLKTLEISGLLNMEYVADSEALVSAEGSSFFPSLDELNICDLPKLKGWWRRFKSGSHVVNSRGSREADVEWESSLCFPLLKNLSIKYCDKMMFVPLCPQLECLVIYDSIREMRCTPRHYPPFSYPRLKSLEINNFERLKSMSVEYSEFSTCLLSSLRTLRIANWPNLLNVGGWLEHVCALECLHIQECPKVELGGMSWHNFAGTLQILSLTGFVEMEELPEGIQYCTSLQFLHIGLCPKLKFLPKWMPKLTSLQELEISLCSESLKERCQQPNGEDWPLIQHISEFNCGQLIFAAILIMGLFCFEVQLWTFNCGQLIFAAILIMGLFCFEVQLWTVDFRGYTDHGTLLF, encoded by the exons ATGGACCTGTCAACAACCTTGTCTTTAGTTCAAACTATACTTACTGCTATCCAAACTTTGGGTTTGATGCAATCAGTTTGTTCCATTTTTAACTGCAAATCCGAACTTGATGACCTCCAAAACACTGTCGAAACTGTCAGAGCTGTTCTTGAGGATGCTGATGCCAAGAAGGACTTGCTCAGCAGCCAGGAGAAGAATTACATTCAAGAGCTCAAAGATGCTGTTTATGACGCCGATGATGTCTTAGACGAGTTCCTAACCCTTGCCAAGCAGAAACAACTCAGAAGCAACAAGGTGACTTCCTTTTTTTCTCGGTTTAAGCTTCTTACACACAAACTCTCTAGTAAAGTCAAAACGGTTAACGACAAGTTAAACAAAATTGCCACTAAGAGTGCTATGTATAGTTTTAAGATTGATTGTAAGCCTGTGAAATTTACAAAGGAGGAGACTTCTTCTTTTTTGTATGACAAAATCATCGGGAGGGAGGAAGACGTGGAGAAGATTATAGGTGTCTTGTTGGGTTCTGCAAGTGTTGATCACTCACCTGTCTCTTTACTTGCTATTGTGGGGATGGGAG GGTCAGTGAGGCATTCCAAATCAAGAGGTGGACTTGCATTGCTTGATCGTGGATCAAGATCATGGAGCTTGAAAGGGTTTTTAGGGAAGGTGGTGGAAGGATCATCCATTAATGATAAAACGTCTTTGGAAGGGATACAACATGAAGTTAAGCAGCAACTCGGAGGGAAAAAATACTTGCTCGTGTTAGATGATGTGTGGACCGAAAGTTATGATGATTGGCAGAAGTTCCAAGGGTATTTGAATGTAGGGGGAAGAGGGAGTTGGATAATTGTAACTACGCGCTCAAAAATAACTGCCCAAATGATTGGAGGTGATCAAGTGCATGTGTTGCAAGGTTTGTCCGAACAAGAGTCATGGCATTTGTTTGAAAGGATGGCATTTCAAGCAGAAGAAAGAGATGATGAATTAGTTAAACTTGGCAAAAGGATTGTTAAAAAGTGCACCAATGTTCCTCTTGCTATTAGAGTGGTAGGAAGTCTTCTGCGTGGTCAATCCAAGTCTAAGTGGTTATCATTTCACGACAAAGGGTTAGATTGGCTTAGTGAAAGTAATGATACCATGACCCGCATATTGAAGCTAAGTTACGATCAACTTAACCCTTCCTTGAAAGCTTGTTTTGCGTACTGTTCTATCTTTCCCAAGGATTGGGAGATTAGTAAGCAAATGTTGATTAAGCTTTGGATGGCACAAGGCTACATTAACTCGGAGATTTTGGGAGAGGAATACTTTCTTATATTGCTTCAAAGGTGTTTTTTCCAAGATTTACTCGAGGATAAATTCGGGGGGATTAAGTCGTTTAAGGTACATGATCTCTTGCATGATATTGCTGAAAAAGTGGCGGGGGAAGAGATTTGTAGGTTTAATTCTGATACTTCTAATGTGGGTAAAAGAGTTCGCCATCTCTCTCTTTTGGATGACTCTTACGGACAACATATCTTCAATAATACTCAAATTCGCACGTGCCTTTTTATTAAGGATTTTTACGAGAAGTGTAGAGTGGACCAATTATTAGCAAGTAAATCATTACCGAAATGGACATGCTTAAGGTCTTTAGATTTGAGTCATTCAAAGGCCGAAAGTTTACCAAAATTAATAGGTCAGTTGTTGCATCTAAGGAGTTTAGACCTCTCATCCAGTAGGAATCTAAAAGTTCTTCCCAAATCAATAACAAAGCTGGTTAATCTACAGACTTTACTATTATATTCTTGCACTAACTTACAACAATTGCCAAATGATGTGAGCAAGCTAGTTGATCTAAGCACCTTAAATGTAGCCGAATGTGATGCGCTGAGTCGTATGCCGGCGGGCATAAGTATGTTGACCTCTCTGCACACTTTATGCCAATTTGTGGTGGGTGTGAGACCTACTTCAACTACAGAGCAATGTTTTTATGGGTTGGAAGATCTAAAGCACCTGAACAAATTGAAAGGGGATTTGAAGATTGAAATAGCAGTACTTACAAATGCAAAATTTGTGAAGGAAGAACATGGTGGGGGAGGCTATTTAAAGAGTAAGGAACACCTAGAGAAGATTGTTATTAGCTTTAGACGTGGGGAGGAGTATGGAAGCAAGGAGTCTGAGCAAGCATTGCTGGAAGAGATGCAGCCTCATCGTGATGTCAAAGCATTGGAGTTGAATGGGTATCATGGTGAGACATTACCGAGATGGCCAGGGAGGGTAGGTAACTCGGCACTGTTTGACCTCCCCAATCTTGTCAATTTGGAGATCCGAAATTGCAGTGAGCTGCTCTATCTGCCCTGGCAAATTGGGAAACTTCCCCACCTTAAGACGCTAGAGATATCAGGATTGTTGAATATGGAGTATGTGGCGGACTCAGAAGCACTTGTCTCTGCTGAAGGATCATCATTCTTTCCCAGCCTTGATGAGCTTAATATTTGTGATTTGCCTAAGTTGAAAGGATGGTGGCGGAGATTCAAGTCAGGGTCGCACGTGGTCAACAGTAGGGGCAGCCGAGAAGCAGATGTAGAGTGGGAATCATCTCTTTGTTTTCCTCTACTAAAGAATCTCAGTATAAAATATTGCGACAAGATGATGTTTGTTCCTTTATGTCCACAACTCGAATGTCTAGTAATATATGATTCCATAAGAGAAATGAGATGCACACCTCGTCACTACCCGCCGTTTTCATATCCGAGGTTGAAGTCACTTGAAATCAACAACTTCGAGCGGCTGAAATCAATGTCAGTCGAGTACTCTGAGTTTTCGACCTGTTTACTGTCTTCCCTACGAACTCTACGCATTGCAAATTGGCCGAACCTTTTAAACGTGGGAGGATGGTTGGAGCATGTTTGTGCCTTGGAGTGTTTGCATATACAAGAATGTCCAAAAGTGGAGTTGGGTGGGATGTCATGGCATAACTTTGCCGGTACCCTTCAAATCTTGAGTTTGACTGGATTTGTAGAGATGGAGGAATTGCCAGAGGGGATACAGTACTGCACTTCCCTCCAATTTCTTCACATTGGGTTGTGTCCCAAACTGAAATTTCTGCCGAAATGGATGCCCAAACTCACCTCTCTCCAGGAACTTGAAATTAGTCTGTGTTCCGAGAGTCTCAAGGAAAGATGCCAACAACCGAATGGGGAGGACTGGCCCCTAATCCAACACATCTCAGAA TTCAACTGTGGACAGTTGATTTTCGCGGCTATACTGATCATGGGACTCTTCTGTTTTGAAGTTCAACTCTGGACA TTCAACTGTGGACAGTTGATTTTCGCGGCTATACTGATCATGGGACTCTTCTGTTTTGAAGTTCAACTGTGGACAGTTGATTTTCGCGGCTATACTGATCATGGGACTCTTCTGTTTTGA